From a single Leishmania panamensis strain MHOM/PA/94/PSC-1 chromosome 2 sequence genomic region:
- a CDS encoding phosphoglycan beta 1,3 galactosyltransferase (TriTrypDB/GeneDB-style sysID: LpmP.02.0140) has translation MNVYSATAVRKVPPHLSTEPVMVTSSLRERVWPTLLRVGNAALAPLLSRVSDAMEGASPSSAGQTVPSIIELTDSELTTDASLSKRCVRRDRHFSRCAVGSSVADAPARQPMIRGAMPWHRLATLLRIVFASFLVLTLSLTYLYFSPSHEVQWKGPTTPALAVVSSVVGDASNTYSVSAPWAVLVQHEDAMTRLSLTERSGCDNLELDCETHRVSPSLLPSWTLHLVEPSCVDCTDTATYATAIAATRDLVPQRHGVFATPAAPLGRVGPILFAMLSVTDEISAPDEMPRWLWLNHTYRCVPAVSGELQQVSGANHHTGCPARHPPYLAVMGIPSTDNVMRLQLREAQRRTWLTYLEVARNENGFQGALLQLYLFAASERATTPNVSTAARDTATAAAQAYANASSVAPTVKEYELASKAQESIAGGGAGVTYRQRRMALRSGWTSSKQSDESPCSHIQSVISDGTAERSALSYLSGALSLPVTPAFVAGSRFICHASSALWQEALTHRNVLWIDMMTDRRPTTKKKLGEAKNWGLPVEVGMSQKLILWLAYAYHAFKDVPFIIKGDDDAYVKVPQFLSDVRFITDGEGIRQLPPSPMTTSPLSAAPVLPTPEGSATSALGAASLSSVLPPSSSSIAANSTHAELAGRIATYLLLGAGTRAEAKGSQSGLLHTSASKPPRCVYWGSTRHVSQTRFNAGMLFMAHRQVVQAVLELPESPSIAHLDGIKHREFDVIRMTLRDFDARFAKEYYAAHFTTEDILFGFLIRHRQPRVQQLCPDKKLYYVKESLHRFHDLRVGRAQPVSWSTVVAHRTRPADLHYLHYFFRTEHTADAMHAINASAAMLQRAATWAQAQKSLHPSNVTDWNDLPDTKWATPPSSKPPLVVAPGDGVGVYSYEYMTYRAPKAEVYQGFQSRP, from the coding sequence ATGAATGTGTACTCGGCGACTGCGGTGAGGAAGGTGCCGCCGCATCTCTCCACAGAGCCGGTGATGGTCACGAGCTCCCTGCGCGAGCGCGTGTGGCCCACGCTCCTCCGCGTTGGGAATGCGGCGCTAGCGCCCTTGCTGAGTCGTGTGTCTGACGCCATGGAGGgcgcctcgccgtcgtcggcTGGGCAGACGGTGCCATCCATCATCGAATTGACAGACTCAGAGCTGACCACTGATGCATCGCTGAGCAAGAGGTGCGTGCGCAGGGATCGCCACTTCTCGCGCTGTGCTGTTGGCTCTTCGGTGGCGGACGCTCCTGCGCGGCAGCCGATGATTCGCGGAGCGATGCCCTGGCACCGCCTGGCCACACTGCTGCGCATTGTGTTTGCCTCCTTCCTCGTGCTGACGTTGTCGCTCACGTACCTTTACTTCTCGCCTTCCCACGAAGTGCAGTGGAAGGGGCCCACCACACCCGCTCTCGCGGTGGTGTCTTCTGTCGTTGGGGATGCGTCCAACACCTACTCAGTGTCCGCCCCCTGGGCagtgctggtgcagcacgaGGATGCAATGACGCGCTTGAGCTTGACGGAGCGGTCGGGATGCGACAACCTGGAGCTGGACTGTGAAACACACCGAGTGAGTCCAAGCCTTCTGCCCTCCTGGACTCTTCACCTTGTGGAGCCGAGCTGTGTCGACTGCACCGACACGGCAACGTACGCGACGGCCATCGCCGCAACTCGTGACCtcgtgccgcagcgccacgggGTGTTTGCGACGCCGGCTGCCCCTCTCGGTCGTGTTGGGCCGATTCTCTTCGCCATGCTGAGCGTCACGGACGAAATCTCTGCCCCTGACGAGATGCCGCGCTGGCTGTGGCTGAACCACACCTACCGCTGTGTGCCTGCCGTATCAggggagctgcagcaggtgagCGGGGCGAACCACCATACTGGTTGCCCAGCTCGCCATCCACCTTACCTGGCTGTCATGGGCATCCCCTCCACCGATAACGTTATGCGGCTGCAACTGcgggaggcgcagcggcggacaTGGCTGACATACTTAGAGGTGGCCCGAAACGAGAACGGCTTCCAAGGggccctgctgcagctctacTTGTTTGCTGCATCGGAGAGGGCAACGACCCCAAACGTGTCCACGGCGGCGAGGGAtacagcgacggcggcggcccaGGCGTACGCGAATGCATCCTCTGTAGCGCCCACCGTGAAGGAGTACGAGCTTGCCTCCAAGGCGCAAGAGAGTatcgctggcggcggtgctggtgtcACCTACCGACAGCGACGAATGGCATTGCGCTCTGGGTGGACTTCCAGCAAGCAGTCGGATGAGAGTCCGTGCAGCCACATACAAAGTGTCATCTCCGACGGAACGGCAGAGAGGTCTGCACTGTCGTACCTGAGCGGTGCCCTGTCGCTCCCCGTGACGCCGGCGTTCGTGGCCGGCTCACGGTTTATCTGCCACGCGTCGTCTGCGCTGTggcaggaggcgctgacgCACCGCAACGTCCTGTGGATCGACATGATGACGGACCGGCGGCCAACGACCAAGAAGAAGCTCGGCGAGGCAAAGAACTGGGGCCTGCCGGTGGAGGTTGGGATGAGCCAGAAGCTGATCCTGTGGCTGGCGTACGCGTACCACGCCTTCAAGGATGTCCCTTTCATCATTaagggcgacgacgacgcgtaCGTGAAGGTGCCGCAGTTCCTGAGCGATGTGCGGTTTATTACAGACGGCGAGGGTATTAGGCAGTTGCCACCGTCACCGATGACCACATCCCCGCTGTCGGCGGCGCCAGTATTGCCCACTCCTGAAGGAAGCGCTACTTCAGCTTTGGGCGCCGCCAGCCTTTCATCTGTGCTGCcaccctcgtcgtcgtccatCGCCGCGAATTCAACTCATGCGGAGTTGGCTGGACGTATCGCAACTTACCTGCTGCTCGGTGCAGGCACGCGTGCGGAGGCGAAGGGGTCTCAGAGTGGACTATTACACACCTCTGCTAGCAAGCCTCCGCGCTGCGTGTACTGGGGCAGCACTCGCCACGTCTCCCAGACGCGGTTTAACGCCGGCATGCTTTTCATGGCGCACCGTcaggtggtgcaggcggtgTTAGAGCTCCCCGAGTCTCCGTCAATCGCGCATCTCGATGGCATCAAGCACCGGGAGTTTGATGTGATTCGCATGACCCTGCGCGACTTTGATGCGCGGTTTGCTAAGGAGTACTACGCTGCTCATTTCACAACTGAGGACATTCTATTTGGGTTTCTCATTCGACACCGCCAACCTCGCGTCCAGCAACTGTGCCCGGACAAGAAGCTGTATTACGTCAAGGAGAGCTTACATCGGTTTCACGATTTACGCGTTGGTCGTGCGCAGCCTGTCTCGTGGTCGACCGTCGTGGCCCACCGCACGAGGCCGGCGGACTTGCACTACCTTCACTACTTCTTCCGCACAGAACACACCGCCGACGCAATGCACGCCATAAATgcgtcggcggcgatgctgcagagGGCGGCAACGTGGGCCCAGGCGCAGAAGTCGCTGCACCCCAGCAACGTGACCGACTGGAATGACTTGCCCGACACAAAGTGGGCGACCCCGCCTTCCTCGAAGCCACCGCTTGTCGTGGCACCCGGGGATGGAGTGGGGGTGTACAGCTACGAGTACATGACGTACAGGGCACCGAAGGCGGAGGTCTATCAGGGATTCCAATCACGTCCGTAA